In the genome of Chrysoperla carnea chromosome 5, inChrCarn1.1, whole genome shotgun sequence, the window GTGGATATAGTCGAATATATACTACAATATCGCTCAAAATGCAAATTCGAACAGCTTCGATatcaaatgtatatataaacattttacaacGCATGTGAAGCTCGAAGTGTATAACAGATACATAAAGAGTGTTCTGGATTTCTATAGCCTAAGCCAGATGATAAGACAAGGTAAtcgtataataattttacagtGCAATtccaaaatacttttaaaaacttttcgggTATACACCAAAACAAGATgcaagtttgtaaaaaaaaataaaataagtttgtaaaaattaagatttctttcacaataataagaaaaaaaaataaaaaacccgactgcgttaaataaaatttgaaaagaaagaaacaattccagtagtttacatagcgaaaATTTGAGTTGGTGTAGATTTTAATGAGCCTCGACTGTTAAAGCCGCTATGTAAActattgaatttgttttttctttttagattttatttaacgcagtcgggtactaaaaaaatcttcttattatactatattaaaacttttaaaccaatttattattcctaattaaacttaaacatttcacttatatatatttttgcaatcCCCTtctaatttcctttattttgataccctactcgataggttttgttaattttttttaacgtattactatttcactccaaaaatccgccatttggTTTGTTTTCTTAAACACCCACCTAATAtaagaacacttgggtttttgagacaaatataatgataccttaaatattaaaatctattgagcattaaactgaaaaaaaaaacatatggtTTTTTCAACAGTTGCAAAATTTTCAGCCACTTTTTGATttctgaaatatatttataaaatttaaaaaacaatatttttttccattaaaaacgTGTCTAATAAACTATTGATGTGTATTGATGTTGTTGTGAACAATGGGTTGTTTATCGGAGATGTGAATTCCTATTAAAACGCTAGATACAGTACCTCTTACCTggaaaatctaataataataaagaatactTGGGGGTCACAAATACCTCTTCaaagttaagaaaaataaaataatacgaaaaaaatttcttttatttacaaaaaaaaagttattactgtcctatcatatacaaaaattcttttatcaGTACAGAATTAACAATaagttatctaaaaaaaatttaattacaaaatattttaagttactTGTATCCGGCAACTATTTCgaacatactaaaaaaaaatcgttttcacACCCTCTGGTTAAACcgaaaacaacttttgaaaaattcaaaattattttggcaTCTACCAATTAATCGGCTTTTATCATCATAAAGCTTTATTAAGTGACATGTTTCGACGCTTTGTTTCTTTTTacctttttgataaaaatttcccaaaaatgcaaaaaaaaattgaccctGAATATACTAAAATGTGTTAACTTAGATTTTAGGTCTTTTGCACCAGACTGTGATTGATTTAAGGCAATGGGCCCAGTGGGCAAAATTTCTCTAGGGGCCTGAAACTATAGTTTAAAGAtttctgcttttttttttagttttcgtaaAAGCACTTGGGGCTCCTTTGTTCCGAGTACTCAGTCTCTTAAATTCCTCACTGAGTTCAGATATTTCCATCATGTGTGAAAACGCAATTAAGTCATTTGTTTGGTTTTGATgttagtataaatatttaaaaataagtcttaaaaacgaatttgtttgtttgtttaaaaattaaataaaaattagtatctAGGTCTTTtaggttgttgttgttgtggcACTTGTGGTTGTTCAGGTTCTTCTTCTACAGGATCACATGCATGTCCTGTTTCATAATTATATTCTCGTCGTACACCATCTGGATCTACATATCCATATTTACCACGTGTTATGCAATCAATTCCAATGGTTTCTTCCTTGAAAGATCCATCATCATTTTCATATCCCCATGTAATGCTTCCATCTTCATTTTCTTCTTGGTATCTGtaatatacaaatttgtaaattttgttgtttttaagattctgaatttgaagaaataaaaatgaaaccctTGAATATTTTCCGTAGTTTATGGGATTTTGGAGAATACCCtgctaaaaactaatttaaaattagtgaaaatgatcaattgactgagctaattgtggatataccctgtatagacaatgttgaatatcagtgcttgaataatttttaataaattagagaagTTTACAAAACACACAAATGGTGGCCTTCCGGCCTCGATTTATTCTACTAAAATTCTCTTCGtcggaaaatttttcgaatgcCTCGAAAGGCTTGAAGTAGGACTCACTTGCTGAagctacttacaaattttcaactctctatcttttatagttttggagaaaatggaaatcAAGGTTGTACCCTAATTTGCTTCCTTGGATGATCGAATAGAAATAAAGAGAGTCTTCTGGCGCTCTTTCATCTTACTCTAACGCCGTTCCTGAAATGTGCTaggttttatgaaatttatagaattaaatgaaatactCACTTTCTAAGGATTTGAGCTACAGGTTTCTTCTCACGACGTTCATTTCCTTGATGTTGATATTCTCGTGGAGTTTGTATTTGTTGAGGTGCAGGTCTTGGTGCTGGTCTTGATCTTTGACTAacttgttgctgttgttgttggtATTGAGGTTGGGCTTGTTGTTGATATTGACGAGGTTGTGGTGGATCGTTTCTCTGAATTGGTTGAGAAATACGAACTTGTTGTGGCCGAACTTGTTGAACCACTTTAGGTTCAGGtctacgaaaaaaataataaatagtaagtTTTGCTGTTAAATAATTAGGTTTGTGTTGCTCGATAAAAGTTCTTTTTCGAGTTTCCTGTttaactattttacatttttacctGAATTGTACAGGAGATGGTGATGTTTGTGGGCTGGTATTTAAGAATGATGGAGTGAAATCTTCATTCAATTGAGCTAAAAGTGCCTGTTTTTGTGCAAGCTGTTCATCAAAGTTTTGTTCTTCATTGTTTTGATAAGGTGATGAATTATCTTCTTCTGGTTCTTCAGTTACCGGTTTGCTGGCTATTGGTGTACTGTATGATGGTTGTGGAGGTAAATTTGGAGTTGGGCTTGCACGATAGAATCCAGGAGCTGGTCTTCTGgcctgtaattttaattaatgctttaattatttagcttcgAAGAAGCAAATagttcgaaaaaatttcttgagaatcatataaattttgtaagtttcaaAAGAGTTACTTTCATCTTATGAAGGGTGCTGAATTTGATTTTATCCCTCACTGTTATAAAAAGGTCAACTTTGGCTCGAAATTGATAAAGGATGAGAGGAAAGATTAAATTAGAATGTTCTAAATTTAGAAAAGCTTTTAATTACAATTAGGATGATGACTAAAGAAATGGATCTATTGATTTGAAATGCGTCAGAATCCGGCATAACTGACATGAATGGTCTATTTTCGCCGGTCTATAACGCGATGAAAGCAGGACTAaaatctatattatttattattttacaaaacaccGTATGCAAATTCACGAAGAGTGTTGGTTGGTTATAATTACATAAACGGAAAGTGTATCAGACAGTACGCAAAAGTACCACACTATGCCAAGGTTTATCTCTTTACACATAAActggtttatataaaaaaaaaatttatattatatataattttgaataattacttGTAACAGCCGCCCTTGTCTTGGTCCACCTCGAACTGGTACAGCACCAGGTATTTGAAGTGGTCGAGCTGGAATTGCTCCTGGAATTATTGCAGGCCGTGGTGGTACTGGACTATCATATTGtgcattaatttcaattatatatcCAATCAGGAATATAatctgtaaataattaaataaattatatattagattgaaattgaaaaattaatatcaaaatcgCTTTCTTTTCTGCCtctttgtctgtctgtttggcTGTTCGGTACAAATCTTGTGCCGAGATTATTATTGCGAGataaaattcatagaaaaagtagaaaatgaatGATGaacacaagaaaaaaaaatattttaaaactaaattgtgTCTTTCTTccaatcgcttccaccatattttatgtacatttttaacACACTGTATagggaaaatcactaatgacgtcaaACATTCAATGTGGCAGCTATAAACAAgctttaatagttttaatttaattgaaattgaaattatttttcgaattagaaacaaagtgtaaaaaattaataataataaaaaaatcttaaaacctgctaaataagaatttttgtattaaaagaaaatatgcttTATTATCATTtggactaaaaagtatgaaaaaattttatttgtaaaataaaattctagctTCACgatttatattattgaatttaacatttaaattttacaattaattatatttttttatcttagatTAGAGATTAAAGCTACCCATCTTCGACTGTATATAAAACATTCATAGGCTCAATTAATGTTAGAAAAATTCGTGATTAAATTTGCATTCCTtatgattttttctttaaaatcggAATTAAAAAGAGAaacatgcaaaatttttttcgtaacagCGCTAGTTGTATAGTTTCAATACAggcaaaaaatcatttcattagATTTCATttggatgattattttttgagttatttgtgcgcgaaaattcaataaatctGTCTAGATAGTTTTAGCTTTTGTATGGTAATGAAGAAGTTTACAGTTATCGATAGCTATGGGTGCATAATGAGTAAATTTTCCACCTTTCCATTTTAGTatcattaaggatgtatgagcatggtagtgggggcacaaatttgaaaatagatattttcaattttgatgataaatttatattattacttgacgatataagacgaaaagtaagaataaaatttttcgatatctggcttaattttcaaaatatcgaaaattgaaaattttgtttaattatttagctttcgatatttcgaaaaccaagacacatatcgaaaaattttattcttatttttcgtctacattcatgaagttataacaaaattcatcatcaaagttgaaaataagataaaaataatttcaacccttaatctaccctgctcttacatcccttatatgggcggtgacacttagtttttttcttttctaattcattgctaatatgtttactttctattaaaaagtttttttttaatttgttttcattcattccaaatgaaaattatcaaaaacttccaaaatatgtcgttttttgagattcctccataagagccaatgtattttatatcgatttttaatgacttttttcttaaaaatttgcacggttacctaagctgaaattttaaccacatattctttgagtaaaagactacctacaaacaaattttgagcctttaaatcaaacattgttgtcatgctcatacatccttaagacaTTTCCCAATATTCCTTATGCTTATTCTTAATTTCAATGAAATGAAGAAAATCCAGTTTGAGCTCAGCATTATACACTAGACTGCATTATTacaatatgaaatttattgtttaaaaaaaacaatttttttatgcatgATTATACGCTAATAAGTACCTTTATACTCTCTCTTTgttaatttacaatatatattattaatattttatatttcaattttaatgtacatattataaaatttatggtaaagTGTCGCACCACGAATCACAATTTACAttcgtatatttttatatttttacgtactgtaattttattgttttaattatatttattagtaataCAGAGagtgaatttgtaaaaaatttgccGATCATTATACCCGCAAATTCCGcacaaattttgagcctcaatgacCATCCGTGTTAGCTTTGCTTTACTATCATACGGATGTGTCTTTAAAAAAAGCCAAAACTAAAgctcaaatcgttatcagtacgTAAAAATCTGaacttgaacagtgtttgctAACATGAGTCAATCAATTTCGTAACAAAAACGTTCCGGTAAGCGGACTGATGATTAAAGAATAGACACAAGATTTCACGCGAAGGTtcggtattcataatttttgtagcagcAATGGTTCGTTGGAAggggttaaaaaaagaaacgggATAGTTTTCAAAGCAATTTGTGGAGAAAGTAACGCTGTTGATGTTAACAAATGTAGCCAATGGATTGAAGACCTGCCAGttgtttatcatatttttaacgcAGGTGAAGggggtttattttattaagtgtcTACTCGATAAAACTTTTACCTTAAAAGGTGAGTCCCGACATGACGGAAAACTTAGCAAAGAGCGCGTTACAATACTTCTGGATGCTAACATGTCATAAACTGAAAAGCTGTCTATCCTATTAATCGGAAAATCTAAAACTTGAAGATGTTAACACCTTATATGTGaattatcaaaacaataaaaaagtatgGATGACATctactattttttatgaaaccccgtgtaaatgagacagatatttatttataccaggATATTAGAGGCACTAGGTAAGTGGAATACTtctataagtgagacaaatttgcaggtcttttgatgtctcacttaaccaggttcCACTGTATTAGTTTTTTGGAACGGTTTTTAAGATGTAGACGAAAATCTGtcttttattatactttatcagcccattttatgttaattaaatatacCAAAATGGATTTATACCAAGCCACCTTAATTGGTGTGACTTTAATAATATAGAGTATACATTATGCCCAAGATACAACATTTTaccctatataatataatatgtattataaaaatttaaaatattatgtgtgtatgatacaaaagttataaaaagattataatttcaatttcactttttgttaaAGGTGTGTATATTATACTTTGAATACTTTGTATAATGACATTCAtgttgaaatgtaaaattttaaaatattaattactatcTGCATATTTATGTGTTCTATATAATAACGATGTTTGTTATTCTGGTTATTTATGTATGActcatatacaataataataatacgatcgatacttatttatattttgaactagatatgaaaaaaaatattttgaattttgatttttgatcaGGGTCAGAAGAATGaaagtgataaaatttactaaaaaccatttactaaaattacaaataatattttttatttttggtggaAGCGTTAGGTACATTGATTTTCGTTACAATTACATATGAGTAACGTATtgacttgcgcttccaccaataaGAAGATTTCTATCTTCTTCAGaggatacataataatataaagaacTTATTTCTACGCTGAATGAtaaagctttaatttttatctttgagTCATTTTCCGTGTAATGTTCAAATGATgaaacttgtaaattttctaagaaaatttttatttcattaatttttttgagattgAAAGATTTTGAAATTGTACGAGAGCTGGTAATGTTTTCGAGATAATTTTAAGACTGCTGAGTTTCGGATATTTCTTTCCTTACTGAGCTTTATTCCTTCCACacactaaaatgatttgaaatcgTTTTTATTAGAATATCTGGCTCAGAGAAAGTAGATAACGATTCCGTTCACAGAAGTGCTcgtacgcaaaaaaaaattacagaggTTTTTTCCacaattataaaagataaaaagttgaaaactaCTATGTAGCTTTAAATTGTTGTTGGTCCATAGTATCCAATCATACCATTAGATAATTTCATACCAACCCTATCAGATAACTTTAAGGGAATGAAAGAggtgaaattaataattaaagcaCCTTTTAGAGTCgtcatattttattagttttaacacgaaattttaataaaaaacgagCATAGAATAAGTTTGCGTGGAATTATTTGCAATGTTATTTtcggtgaaccaattttgatttttttctttgtttgtttgatagttaatttgatggaaagtgttcttagctatgtttcaagaaaatcttccCATTCGTTTGATGATCATTAACTCTTTTGTAGCTGTTATTGGGTACGGAATTCTAAACTCGAAATTGAATAACTAAGAACCATCTCGATCaagttacattaaaaaaaaaaaaaaaaaaaaaaggaatcgaAATCAGttcatttgtttaatataaaagcTACGATGACATAGAATCATGCATGTTCGATTTgctttgtggcatcgtagctccaaaACGGGTGTACAGATTTTTCTTTGttcgaaaggtaatttgatcgtgAGTGTCCTTATccatgttttaagaaaatctgctcaactatttgaagatcatcacctcttttctagttgaaATCGGATACGGAACCATAAACTCAGATACAGAGGTacatcaaaattattacaacccTGATTGTTAGCCGGGGGTTAAAAGTTTGATACGTAAAATGATGAAAAACTAGTTATTGACATTAAAATAGGGGGTGTAAAATTCTAAATTCGCCACTTGAATTGGCCCGTATATAAAAGGAATTAGCTAATCATtactaaaatataagaaatagttTATACATATCTATCGTTGCCAATGCCAATCTAAATTATTGAAGagataagatttttatttttgaagtcggtcacaaaaattgaatatgtaataaaatggaattttttcctCCGGCATTTTacatactattttaatttatttatatcacataacaaaagaaaaaaaaacacaaataatttatgaaagtaAGTGCAAGTTaagtttacattttattttattattataaataattcatcaaaaataaaatattatgtagtaGGTACTGTTATTATAGAATCAATGAATTGGAAATATTAAactgtatatttaattattttatttactttatataaatatgcatatgtattataaaaccttaaaatttaccgggatacattaaaatttaccGTTTTATGACGGTAAACGTATGTTCGATCTTTTTAAGGTATAGCTTACTATATTCGTTTGTAAACTCGCGTTTTGTAAGTGGATGTTTTTTACCGAttagttaaaaagaaatattttaatttgtattatttaactttCCAATAGGAGTTTATTGTTTTCTCTAcgtttttttacgttttaaggTCTCTGCAATGCTAAAccaattttaccaaattttgaattttatacttttaatatgcTGATTATGAAAATCAATTGAGGAGCTGAATGAAATAAGGGCGTAAGTTCACAAAGTTTACTTTAAGAAAAACGGTATATTTGTGAGCCAACTTATTAAGCTTTAGATATCTATTTTCGaccttaaaatatttctattcaaatttccaaaactGTTTATACGCCCTACttccaataataaatttttttatataatataaactcaACAAATTTGTTACACAAAATATGATTCTCTAATTTCTGATTCGAACGTCTTCGGCTTTTTGCTGATTTTAGCAGGTTATATTTGATTAGCAGGTCCTTactatattgaaatatttttgagtttgaagaatgtaattcaataattcaattatCAAAGTTTCAGGGGGTTACCGTttaattcatgaaattttatggtaggtaaaaaacaaaaaaaaaacccatagAAGTAAAAAGGTCATTAGGATACGCCCACTTACGCCCTTATTTCATTGTGATTGCAATAATTAGATTTATTAAGAAGTTATTGGTCTGATCTCCAGAAGTCATATACACACCTTTAGTTagaacttattaaaataaataatattggtcCCAATCATGATACAAAACAAACAGTTACTATCTAACTACTTGACTTTTCAACCTGAACAAATATAactataaattaatcaaataggtatataatttctaattttatttcatcaaattttcgcGCTTAATGGTTCCatcgaattattttaaaagaaagtgaatttaattgtttattttaaatcacataaatttaatttaaggattttagttttctatttatttctttatgcaAACTGTGCAGAGTCGTCTTTAGTACAATTATTAGAATTGTGGGACCCAAAGACAAACAATCGTAAACTTTCTTCGATCTCCgaaatgttattaatatatcttgTAAGACCCAACCTGATTTAAA includes:
- the LOC123300117 gene encoding activating signal cointegrator 1 complex subunit 2 homolog; translation: MKFCIISIIFLIGYIIEINAQYDSPVPPRPAIIPGAIPARPLQIPGAVPVRGGPRQGRLLQARRPAPGFYRASPTPNLPPQPSYSTPIASKPVTEEPEEDNSSPYQNNEEQNFDEQLAQKQALLAQLNEDFTPSFLNTSPQTSPSPVQFRPEPKVVQQVRPQQVRISQPIQRNDPPQPRQYQQQAQPQYQQQQQQVSQRSRPAPRPAPQQIQTPREYQHQGNERREKKPVAQILRKYQEENEDGSITWGYENDDGSFKEETIGIDCITRGKYGYVDPDGVRREYNYETGHACDPVEEEPEQPQVPQQQQPKRPRY